In Dolichospermum flos-aquae CCAP 1403/13F, the following proteins share a genomic window:
- a CDS encoding type II toxin-antitoxin system VapC family toxin, which produces MNGNRYVLDTNAIIALLQGNTQLIQLLQNANWIGISIISQIEFLVFSGLTQSDLQLFQQFIQRVEIVGLAAGDPVLVDKIIEIRQQYRLKLPDAVIAAITIQNSASLVTADQEFAKINRLKVINW; this is translated from the coding sequence ATGAATGGTAATCGCTATGTGCTAGATACGAATGCGATCATTGCCCTGTTACAAGGTAATACCCAACTTATTCAATTACTTCAAAATGCTAATTGGATTGGGATTTCGATTATTAGCCAGATTGAATTTTTGGTTTTTTCTGGGCTAACCCAAAGCGATCTCCAACTTTTTCAACAATTTATTCAGCGAGTGGAAATTGTTGGTTTGGCAGCAGGTGATCCGGTATTAGTTGACAAGATTATCGAAATTCGTCAGCAATATCGGTTAAAATTACCTGATGCAGTAATTGCTGCAATAACAATCCAAAATTCAGCAAGCTTAGTGACTGCTGATCAAGAATTTGCAAAGATCAACCGTTTGAAGGTCATTAATTGGTAG
- a CDS encoding protein phosphatase 2C domain-containing protein produces the protein MTSFKAVVNLEVAENKGEDANLIETYKQTKIYLMGVFDGLGGRSAGYNDETGGRIASRIASEISKKFFTHYNGQITLANAIQLQDEICQALKTAADDHNMRTTSSKLKGSLVEHKLCTTIALASIPKQETTGNSFKVDLAWMGDSRIYFLSPSKGLQQLTKDDLVTPKDAFEMLRQDPPMSQYLTADINPKWQIHFQSHTFQEQGCFLACTDGCFQYVSAPWEFERLLLKTLSNSKGTTKETNNWQGLIEQKYTEIKQDDVSLIIYPVGFQKISAIKDVYQNRLGYLQENFISDTNNYDELKNLWEKYKPDYEHYLPSIQDSPPISHVSASEDKSSTSGASTSKECKQLTETFNEQKEAKIKKLLDDANSYCANYQLSKAQELCEQALKLQPYNSAAKYLSGVIYYELAKQPCNYQQKPKYLNDAASQIEEVIEQLSEKVKAYQILGKIYYDLKDWEKAVEFYANFFDCKGSEKSIDFDYVNSRNFDLDLDFFVASLRLFQSNFNNRKSANSAIQFSRRIIDNSASLSYANKPLIYYHIASLQEIEKEFDAALNSLKKLLELDLDDSMRQKATQKYQDILNRLNNRR, from the coding sequence ATGACATCATTTAAGGCAGTAGTAAATTTAGAAGTAGCTGAAAATAAAGGTGAAGATGCTAACCTGATAGAAACTTATAAGCAAACAAAAATTTATTTGATGGGAGTATTTGATGGTTTAGGAGGTCGTTCTGCTGGTTATAATGATGAAACTGGGGGACGGATTGCTTCAAGAATAGCATCTGAAATTAGTAAAAAATTTTTCACACATTACAATGGTCAAATAACATTAGCAAATGCTATTCAGTTACAAGATGAAATTTGTCAAGCACTAAAAACAGCCGCAGATGATCATAATATGCGAACCACTTCATCTAAACTTAAAGGTTCTTTAGTAGAGCATAAACTTTGCACAACAATTGCCTTAGCTAGTATTCCCAAACAAGAAACTACGGGTAACTCTTTTAAAGTTGATTTAGCTTGGATGGGAGATTCACGAATTTATTTTCTCAGCCCTAGTAAGGGTTTACAGCAATTAACTAAAGATGATTTAGTAACTCCCAAAGATGCTTTTGAAATGCTCAGACAAGATCCACCAATGTCTCAATATTTAACTGCTGATATTAATCCCAAATGGCAAATCCATTTTCAGAGTCATACATTTCAAGAACAGGGCTGTTTTCTAGCTTGTACTGATGGTTGCTTTCAGTATGTTTCTGCTCCTTGGGAGTTTGAAAGATTGCTGCTAAAAACACTTTCTAATTCAAAAGGCACTACAAAGGAAACGAATAATTGGCAAGGTTTAATTGAGCAAAAATATACTGAAATTAAACAAGATGACGTTTCTTTGATTATTTATCCAGTTGGTTTTCAAAAAATATCAGCTATCAAAGATGTTTATCAAAACCGATTGGGGTATCTTCAAGAAAACTTTATTTCTGATACTAATAACTATGATGAATTGAAAAATCTATGGGAAAAATACAAACCTGACTATGAACATTATTTGCCATCTATTCAGGATAGTCCACCTATTTCTCATGTATCTGCTTCAGAAGATAAATCTTCTACTTCAGGTGCAAGTACAAGTAAAGAATGTAAACAACTGACTGAAACATTTAACGAACAAAAAGAAGCTAAAATTAAAAAGCTTTTAGATGATGCTAACTCTTATTGTGCAAATTATCAGCTTTCAAAAGCGCAGGAATTATGTGAACAAGCTTTAAAATTACAACCATACAACAGTGCTGCTAAATATCTATCAGGAGTTATTTATTATGAATTAGCAAAACAACCCTGTAATTATCAGCAAAAACCTAAATATTTAAATGATGCTGCTTCTCAGATTGAAGAAGTTATTGAGCAGTTATCAGAAAAAGTAAAAGCATATCAAATTTTAGGTAAAATTTACTATGACTTAAAAGATTGGGAAAAAGCAGTTGAATTTTATGCGAACTTTTTTGATTGTAAAGGTTCGGAAAAATCCATAGATTTCGATTATGTAAATTCTAGAAACTTTGATCTAGATTTAGATTTTTTTGTTGCTTCTCTTCGTCTATTTCAATCAAATTTTAATAACCGTAAATCAGCCAATTCAGCAATTCAGTTCTCTCGACGTATAATTGACAACAGTGCAAGTTTATCTTATGCTAACAAACCTTTAATTTATTACCATATAGCAAGTTTACAAGAAATAGAAAAAGAATTTGACGCTGCATTAAATAGTCTAAAAAAACTTTTAGAATTAGATTTAGATGATTCAATGCGACAAAAAGCAACACAAAAATATCAAGATATTTTGAATAGATTAAATAATAGGAGATAG
- a CDS encoding AAA family ATPase: MNVTELLQFVDQVVQKQTGEHLDDLEKAILKGLWQGQTYNQIADESGYNSQNYIGDVSRKLFKILSEQLGEDINKSNFCWTIERLANSYNNSLQQVSLINNSHINWCSNNPQNSSKDREQDSYEKSYHELTIAPKITHFYGRETELQTLSHWLINQNTRLISIVGLPGIGKTTLIKRFVDLNLQNFNIIIWKNIKLSDSLDSIIAEIFKAINSEFIQTENKLTQLFNLFRQQKCLIIIDNIQELFTPGQFAGQYKAEYKDYKTFLTMITEIEHQSSLILISQEQCQEMICIDEELYPVKCLELQGLDNTDILKNQKLKDEESLSKLINLYEGNPAYLQDISSLIRNIFQGKISDFLSEGLLLTENMKYQLSELFNRLSTVEQQIVLEMSKSNKPVNREQLRESLSLSSMELINGLQSLKRRYLVTTIESDKTLFILSPVFREYVIITP, encoded by the coding sequence ATGAATGTTACAGAGTTATTACAATTTGTGGATCAAGTAGTCCAGAAACAAACAGGAGAACATCTAGACGATTTAGAAAAAGCCATTCTCAAAGGACTTTGGCAAGGTCAAACTTACAATCAAATAGCAGACGAATCGGGATACAATAGTCAAAACTATATTGGAGATGTTAGTCGTAAGTTATTTAAAATTCTATCGGAACAGTTAGGTGAAGATATTAATAAATCTAATTTTTGTTGGACTATAGAAAGATTAGCTAATTCATACAATAATTCCTTACAGCAAGTTAGTTTAATTAATAACAGTCATATTAATTGGTGTTCTAATAATCCTCAAAATTCTTCTAAAGATAGGGAACAAGACTCTTACGAAAAATCTTATCATGAGTTAACAATTGCACCAAAAATCACCCATTTTTACGGACGCGAAACAGAACTACAAACCCTATCCCATTGGTTAATTAATCAAAATACCCGTCTCATTTCCATTGTGGGATTACCCGGAATTGGCAAAACTACCTTAATTAAAAGATTTGTTGACCTAAACTTACAAAATTTCAATATCATCATCTGGAAAAATATTAAATTATCCGATTCTTTAGATTCCATTATCGCTGAAATTTTCAAAGCGATTAATTCCGAATTTATTCAAACTGAAAATAAACTAACTCAACTTTTTAATCTTTTCCGTCAGCAAAAATGTTTAATTATTATTGATAATATCCAAGAACTATTTACCCCAGGACAATTTGCTGGACAGTATAAAGCTGAATATAAAGACTATAAAACATTTTTGACAATGATAACAGAAATTGAACATCAAAGTAGTTTGATTTTAATTAGTCAAGAACAATGTCAAGAGATGATTTGCATAGATGAAGAGTTGTATCCGGTTAAATGCTTAGAATTACAAGGTTTAGATAATACAGATATTTTGAAAAATCAAAAACTAAAAGATGAGGAAAGTTTGTCAAAACTCATTAATTTATATGAAGGTAATCCAGCTTATTTACAAGATATTTCTAGTTTAATTAGAAATATTTTCCAAGGTAAGATATCAGATTTTTTAAGTGAAGGATTGCTGTTGACAGAGAATATGAAATATCAATTAAGTGAACTATTTAATAGGCTATCAACAGTAGAACAACAGATAGTTTTAGAAATGAGTAAATCTAATAAACCTGTGAATAGAGAACAATTAAGAGAAAGTTTATCTTTATCTTCTATGGAATTAATTAATGGTTTACAGTCTTTAAAGAGGCGCTATTTAGTTACAACTATAGAAAGTGATAAAACATTGTTTATTTTATCTCCTGTTTTTAGGGAATATGTTATAATAACTCCTTGA
- the nifD gene encoding nitrogenase molybdenum-iron protein alpha chain, giving the protein MTSTDDKKIVEQRKELVKEVLKAYPEKAAKKREKHLNVFEEGKADCGVKSNIKSLPGVMTARGCAYAGSKGVVWGPIKDMIHISHGPVGCGYWSWSGRRNYYLGTTGIDTFGTMHFTSDFQERDIVFGGDKKLTKLIEELDVLFPLNRGVSIQSECPIGLIGDDIEAVARKTSKTIGKPVIPVRCEGFRGVSQSLGHHIANDMIRDWVFPKADQGKKDGTLKFEGTPYDVAIIGDYNIGGDAWASRILLEEIGLRVVAQWSGDGTINEMLMTPNVKMNLIHCYRSMNYISRHMEEAYGIPWLEYNFFGPTKIAESLREIASKFDAKIQANAEKVIAKYQPTMDAIVSQYRPRLEGKTVAMMVGGLRPRHVVPAFQDLGMKMIGTGYEFAHSDDYKRTTHYIENGTIVYDDVTAYEFEEFIKALKPDLVASGVKEKYVFQKMGLPFRQMHSWDYSELDYVGGKVR; this is encoded by the coding sequence ATGACTTCGACCGACGACAAGAAGATTGTTGAACAAAGAAAAGAACTAGTTAAAGAAGTTCTCAAAGCTTACCCCGAAAAAGCTGCTAAGAAGCGTGAAAAGCATTTAAACGTATTTGAAGAAGGTAAGGCTGATTGTGGTGTTAAATCTAACATCAAATCCTTACCTGGTGTAATGACCGCTCGTGGTTGTGCTTACGCAGGTTCTAAAGGTGTGGTTTGGGGTCCTATTAAGGACATGATCCACATCAGTCACGGTCCTGTTGGTTGCGGTTACTGGTCTTGGTCTGGTCGTCGTAACTACTACTTAGGTACAACAGGTATTGATACCTTTGGTACTATGCACTTCACCTCCGACTTCCAAGAACGCGACATCGTGTTTGGTGGTGACAAGAAACTGACTAAATTAATTGAAGAATTAGATGTATTATTCCCCTTAAACCGTGGGGTTTCTATTCAATCTGAATGTCCTATCGGTTTGATTGGGGATGACATCGAAGCAGTAGCTAGAAAGACATCCAAAACCATCGGTAAGCCAGTTATTCCCGTCCGTTGCGAAGGTTTCCGTGGTGTGTCTCAGTCTTTAGGACACCACATCGCTAACGACATGATTCGTGACTGGGTATTCCCCAAAGCAGATCAAGGTAAGAAAGACGGTACATTGAAGTTTGAAGGCACTCCTTATGACGTAGCCATCATTGGTGACTATAACATCGGTGGTGATGCTTGGGCCAGCCGGATTTTGTTAGAAGAAATCGGTTTGCGCGTTGTTGCTCAATGGTCTGGTGACGGTACAATCAACGAAATGTTGATGACCCCCAACGTGAAGATGAACCTCATCCACTGTTACCGCTCGATGAACTACATCAGCCGTCACATGGAAGAAGCTTATGGTATACCCTGGTTAGAATATAACTTCTTTGGTCCTACCAAAATTGCTGAATCTTTACGCGAAATCGCTTCTAAGTTTGATGCGAAGATCCAAGCAAATGCTGAAAAAGTAATTGCTAAGTACCAACCTACCATGGATGCGATCGTTAGTCAATATCGCCCCCGTTTGGAAGGTAAGACAGTTGCAATGATGGTTGGTGGTTTACGTCCCCGTCACGTTGTTCCCGCTTTCCAAGATTTGGGAATGAAGATGATTGGTACTGGTTATGAGTTCGCTCACAGTGACGACTATAAACGTACTACTCACTACATCGAAAACGGAACTATCGTTTATGACGACGTTACCGCTTACGAATTTGAAGAGTTCATCAAAGCATTGAAGCCAGACTTAGTTGCTTCTGGTGTGAAAGAGAAGTATGTATTCCAAAAAATGGGTCTTCCTTTCCGTCAAATGCACTCTTGGGATTACTCCGAACTTGATTATGTTGGTGGAAAGGTGCGTTAA
- a CDS encoding site-specific integrase, whose amino-acid sequence MDRTQEAFADFHQTAITDGGYLGRMQAVENQENHLTAKLTTELKAINARLRAARVSVSVRKSGNSLQLRTTLPIKPGDIDKNGSGTKQYDISLGIPFSFDGLNTAEEEANELGKLIARKQFIWTDKYLGKTRFKAKFITIGELVSEFENNYFQTRKRTLKSNNTFNSYFYIAKTHLPKDKLAINANFIDAVKFCPSSDSVKNELIKVIRVLCKCSGLEVPELSNLKIKAISQRKRDIPTDADIEQEYLKFETYAINRSSKLTTREDRNNWKLWRWVYGMLATYGLRPIEIFVNPDLNWWLSSENTMNTWRVNQECKTGEREALPLYPRWVESFNLTTDTEAIELLKAKIKDKVTSREINSARHGTDRWFRFVGIPFQPYDLRHGWAIRAHLMGIPIKAAADNLGHSVNMHTSIYQKWFSLENRKVAIEEAIKKKSKVEDLQDIVIRLEQENERLRIDNERLRLQMGHSLIKIELG is encoded by the coding sequence ATGGACAGAACACAGGAAGCATTTGCCGATTTTCACCAAACAGCTATTACCGACGGGGGATATTTAGGCAGAATGCAAGCAGTAGAAAACCAGGAAAATCACTTAACGGCAAAACTGACAACAGAATTAAAGGCAATTAATGCTAGACTAAGAGCCGCTAGGGTGAGTGTTTCTGTGAGAAAATCCGGCAATTCATTACAGTTGAGAACTACCTTACCTATTAAACCAGGTGATATTGATAAAAACGGTAGCGGCACAAAGCAATATGATATTTCTTTGGGTATTCCTTTTAGTTTTGATGGTTTAAATACGGCAGAAGAAGAAGCTAATGAGTTAGGCAAATTAATTGCCAGAAAACAATTTATTTGGACTGATAAATATTTAGGCAAAACTAGATTTAAAGCGAAATTTATCACGATAGGTGAGTTGGTTTCTGAGTTTGAAAACAATTATTTCCAAACTAGGAAACGGACTCTCAAAAGTAACAATACTTTTAATAGTTATTTCTATATTGCTAAAACACATTTGCCAAAGGATAAATTAGCAATAAATGCCAATTTTATTGATGCTGTGAAATTTTGCCCATCTTCCGATAGTGTAAAAAATGAATTAATTAAGGTAATTAGGGTTTTATGTAAATGTTCTGGTTTAGAAGTTCCAGAATTAAGTAATTTAAAAATTAAGGCTATTTCTCAACGTAAACGTGATATACCCACTGATGCAGACATAGAACAAGAATATCTCAAGTTTGAAACCTATGCAATTAATCGTTCTAGTAAGTTAACAACTAGGGAAGATAGAAATAATTGGAAATTGTGGAGATGGGTTTATGGGATGTTAGCAACCTATGGATTAAGACCGATTGAAATTTTTGTTAATCCTGATTTAAATTGGTGGTTATCATCAGAAAATACGATGAATACATGGCGTGTGAATCAAGAATGTAAAACGGGAGAAAGGGAAGCTTTACCATTATATCCGCGTTGGGTGGAAAGTTTTAATTTAACCACGGATACCGAAGCAATTGAATTATTAAAAGCAAAAATTAAAGATAAAGTTACCAGTCGAGAAATCAACTCTGCGCGACATGGTACAGATAGATGGTTTAGATTTGTGGGGATTCCTTTTCAACCCTATGATTTGCGGCATGGTTGGGCAATTCGAGCGCATTTGATGGGGATTCCGATTAAAGCTGCTGCTGATAATTTGGGTCATTCTGTGAATATGCACACATCTATTTATCAAAAGTGGTTTAGTCTAGAAAATCGCAAGGTGGCAATTGAGGAAGCAATTAAGAAAAAATCAAAAGTTGAAGATCTACAAGATATTGTAATTAGATTGGAACAGGAAAATGAGAGGTTGAGAATTGACAATGAAAGATTGAGGTTGCAGATGGGACACAGTTTGATAAAAATTGAGTTAGGATAA
- a CDS encoding type II toxin-antitoxin system HigB family toxin, translating into MQSSQIKKNTFQVGKLTVFNIGGNKVRLIAAIHYNRQKIYIRAVLTHSEYDEGKWKE; encoded by the coding sequence TTGCAGTCAAGCCAGATCAAGAAAAATACATTTCAAGTTGGTAAATTGACAGTTTTTAATATTGGTGGTAACAAAGTTAGACTAATTGCAGCAATTCATTATAACCGCCAAAAAATCTATATCCGTGCTGTGCTAACACATTCAGAATATGATGAAGGAAAGTGGAAAGAATAA
- a CDS encoding VWA domain-containing protein translates to MADNQGVTYAVDLVMCIDGTGSMGHLIEEVKSTALKFYEKLEAKMKEKTKKIDQLRAKVIVFRDYWADSPEIAMQCSEFFDLRSQSPDFANFISGIKAEGGGDEPEHGLEGLGLALKSDWQKGNFSKQRYVVVVYTDASAHSLEKGEKPSNYPENIPKTFDELTDYWHEMPVSAKRLVLFAPDASPWTVVSSWENTVHYVSEAGNGLEKVNEDQILDAIANSI, encoded by the coding sequence ATGGCTGACAATCAGGGTGTAACCTATGCAGTGGACTTAGTAATGTGTATTGATGGCACAGGTTCAATGGGTCATTTGATTGAAGAGGTGAAATCAACCGCTCTGAAGTTTTATGAGAAGCTAGAAGCCAAAATGAAGGAAAAAACTAAGAAAATTGACCAACTTAGAGCTAAGGTAATTGTATTTCGGGATTATTGGGCAGATTCACCAGAAATTGCGATGCAATGTTCAGAATTTTTTGATTTGCGATCGCAGTCCCCAGATTTTGCTAATTTTATCTCTGGAATTAAGGCTGAAGGTGGTGGAGATGAACCCGAACATGGCTTAGAAGGATTGGGGTTAGCACTTAAATCCGACTGGCAAAAAGGGAATTTTAGCAAGCAAAGATATGTGGTAGTTGTTTACACAGATGCCAGTGCCCATAGTTTAGAAAAAGGTGAAAAACCCAGTAACTACCCTGAAAATATCCCAAAAACCTTTGATGAATTGACAGATTATTGGCACGAAATGCCAGTATCAGCTAAACGATTGGTACTATTTGCTCCTGATGCTTCACCTTGGACAGTTGTAAGCAGTTGGGAAAATACAGTTCATTACGTTTCTGAAGCAGGTAATGGATTAGAAAAAGTAAACGAAGACCAAATATTAGATGCGATCGCTAACAGTATATAA
- a CDS encoding vWA domain-containing protein — protein sequence MAANQGVTYAIDLVMCIDGTSSMSSFIKEVKSSALDFYEQIEAKMKARSKKIHQLRAKVIVFRDHWADSPGIVMQSSKFFDLPSESSDFANFISGIKAEGGSSGLRNGLEAVGLALKSNWEKRDFSKKRYVVVVYTNAGAHSLEKGGKLNYYPNNPPKTFDELTDYWHDMPVSAKRLVLFAPDVEPWTVVSSWENTVHYVSEAGNGLEEFEKDQMLYTLGIINSI from the coding sequence ATGGCTGCCAATCAAGGTGTAACCTACGCAATAGATTTAGTCATGTGTATTGATGGCACAAGTTCAATGAGTTCGTTCATTAAAGAAGTGAAATCAAGCGCTCTAGATTTTTACGAGCAGATAGAAGCCAAAATGAAAGCAAGGAGTAAAAAAATTCACCAACTTAGAGCTAAGGTAATTGTATTTCGGGATCATTGGGCAGATTCACCAGGAATTGTCATGCAGTCTTCTAAATTTTTTGACTTACCATCTGAGTCCTCCGATTTTGCTAATTTTATCTCTGGAATTAAAGCTGAAGGTGGTAGTTCTGGACTCAGAAATGGCTTAGAAGCAGTTGGATTAGCACTTAAATCCAACTGGGAAAAAAGGGATTTTAGTAAGAAAAGATATGTTGTAGTTGTTTACACAAATGCCGGCGCTCATAGTTTAGAAAAAGGTGGAAAACTTAATTATTACCCTAATAATCCCCCAAAAACCTTTGATGAATTAACAGATTATTGGCACGATATGCCAGTATCAGCTAAACGATTGGTACTATTTGCTCCTGATGTTGAACCTTGGACAGTTGTAAGCAGTTGGGAAAATACAGTTCATTATGTTTCTGAAGCAGGTAATGGATTAGAAGAATTTGAGAAAGATCAAATGTTATATACATTGGGTATCATTAATAGTATATAA
- a CDS encoding serine/threonine protein kinase — MSYKTGDLIADKYLVTREFDSANGGQCQWGFAVNINDRNEYFVKKFLSPVYPGEKAPGGEKSKQKRRDQCDKFARKQLLIQEALSACGSGGSVVVTVDFFKYGNENGEHFFKVCQKVDTSSLSKVIHTLEPEKRLFVMLTAVGALNILHYNGIVHLDLKPDNILIQEWEGKQIAKIIDFDSSIIEGESIAVEFLVGDPVYYSPEFAKHISTNGETPAPNKKSDIFSLGLILCEYWTGSRPFLSGSYTYAHEAVLDGKKLELPLPQSKSKLRGTMIQTPLDIEVRHLIGKMLILSPEKRPQITEVQQQIKYLYNNGTLPKNKDAKNKLIMNF, encoded by the coding sequence ATGTCTTATAAAACAGGTGATCTAATTGCTGATAAATATTTAGTAACCCGTGAATTTGATAGCGCTAATGGTGGGCAATGTCAATGGGGTTTTGCTGTAAATATAAATGATCGTAATGAGTATTTTGTGAAAAAATTTCTGAGTCCCGTATATCCAGGAGAAAAAGCACCAGGAGGCGAAAAAAGTAAACAAAAGCGTCGTGATCAATGCGATAAATTTGCTAGAAAACAATTACTAATTCAAGAAGCACTATCTGCTTGTGGTTCTGGTGGTTCAGTTGTTGTCACGGTAGACTTTTTTAAATATGGTAATGAAAATGGTGAACATTTTTTTAAAGTTTGTCAAAAAGTAGATACTAGCTCTTTATCAAAAGTCATACATACATTAGAACCAGAAAAGCGTTTATTTGTCATGCTAACAGCGGTAGGAGCGCTTAATATCTTACATTACAATGGCATTGTTCATCTTGATTTGAAACCAGATAATATCCTAATTCAAGAATGGGAAGGAAAACAAATTGCCAAAATTATTGATTTTGATAGCAGTATTATTGAAGGAGAATCAATAGCAGTGGAATTTTTAGTAGGTGATCCAGTATATTATTCACCTGAGTTTGCTAAACATATTTCTACAAATGGAGAAACACCAGCACCAAACAAGAAATCTGATATTTTTTCCTTGGGGTTAATTTTATGTGAATATTGGACCGGTAGTCGTCCATTTTTATCAGGAAGCTATACTTATGCCCATGAAGCAGTTCTAGATGGAAAAAAACTTGAATTACCATTACCACAGAGTAAAAGTAAATTACGGGGAACTATGATTCAAACTCCACTGGATATAGAAGTGCGTCATCTCATAGGAAAAATGTTAATTTTAAGTCCTGAAAAAAGACCTCAAATAACTGAAGTACAGCAACAGATTAAATATCTTTATAATAACGGTACTTTACCTAAAAATAAAGATGCCAAAAATAAGTTAATTATGAATTTTTAA
- a CDS encoding Uma2 family endonuclease, whose protein sequence is MMITQALELQPNILEDISEDIIFPPSDLYSDEPPVETELHLEQIMFLIKSLKWLWKERTDFYAVGNLSIYYSPHQKKSEDVRGPDFFVVLGTERKTRKSWVVWEENGKYPNLIVEILSPTTAKTDRETKKELYQDTFRTPEYFWFDPYTLEFAGFYLIHGKYQPVEPNEKGHLWSQELGLYLGIVQGLLRYFTPDGDLVPTPEESAEFEAQRAEISDEKVQRLAAKLRELNIDPDTI, encoded by the coding sequence ATGATGATTACTCAAGCACTGGAATTACAACCTAACATCTTAGAAGATATATCAGAAGATATCATTTTCCCCCCCAGTGACCTATATAGTGATGAACCTCCCGTGGAAACAGAACTGCATCTCGAACAAATAATGTTCTTAATAAAATCTCTCAAATGGTTATGGAAAGAGAGAACTGATTTTTATGCTGTTGGAAACCTAAGTATTTACTATAGTCCTCATCAAAAAAAATCAGAAGATGTGAGAGGTCCAGATTTTTTCGTAGTTTTAGGAACAGAACGAAAAACTAGAAAAAGTTGGGTTGTGTGGGAAGAAAATGGTAAATATCCTAACCTGATTGTGGAAATTCTTTCACCAACCACAGCTAAAACTGATAGAGAAACTAAAAAAGAACTTTATCAAGATACTTTCCGCACACCTGAGTATTTTTGGTTTGATCCCTATACTTTAGAATTTGCAGGTTTTTATTTAATACATGGTAAATATCAACCTGTAGAACCGAATGAAAAGGGACATTTATGGAGTCAAGAATTAGGTTTATATTTAGGAATTGTTCAGGGTTTATTAAGGTATTTTACACCAGATGGAGATTTAGTTCCCACACCGGAAGAAAGTGCAGAATTTGAAGCCCAGAGAGCAGAAATCTCTGATGAAAAAGTTCAACGGTTAGCAGCAAAGTTGCGAGAATTAAATATTGATCCAGATACAATTTAA